From the Malus domestica chromosome 17, GDT2T_hap1 genome, one window contains:
- the LOC139193344 gene encoding uncharacterized protein translates to MTPINVDGNILKMKAFPFFLMDKAKYWLYELAPGTVTSWESMKRASLEKFFPTSRVVDGSKVQGAAICGMCSMQGHLNDQCPQLIENEGCECANAMGYQGQINRGMIHTLTPIIRAGEINQTSSGGSLNNLNNLNNKEDIDSHLSGSIKDHSHQFNLIHNLPKQTQGQQNQAKEMSDMKKQIGQISKFLGQFREQGKLPSLTVMNPKGGFETVNAITLKSGKKVGTNPKMSKSSQEEDEKLQQKDETLDKPTARVEQPLPFMQARNEEDEKDILETFRKVHVNIPLLDAIKQIL, encoded by the exons atgacacccatcaatgtcgatgggaacattctgaagatgaaagcctttccaTTCTTTCTTATGGACAAGGCTAAATATTGGCTCTACGAATTAGCACCTGgaactgtcacttcttgggaaagcatgaagagaGCGTCCTTGGAgaaattcttcccaacttcaaga GTTGTCGATGGATCCAAAGTGCAAGGTGCGGCCATATGTGGAATGTGCTCTATGCAGGGGCATCTtaatgatcaatgccctcaattgatagagaatgaAGGATGTGAATGTGCAAATGCCATGGGCTATCAAGGCCAAATCAACCGTGgaatgatccatactctaaCACCTATAATCCGGGCTGGAGAGATCAACCaaacttcaagtggagggagcctcaacaacctcaacaacctcaacaacaaggaggatatAGACAGCCACCTCTCGGGCTCTATCAAAGACCATTCGCACCAATTCAACCTcatccacaatctgcccaaacaaactcag ggccaacaaaatcaagccaaggagatgAGTGACATGAAGAAGCAAATAGGGCAAATTTCAAAGTTCCTTGGGcagtttagagaacaaggcaaactTCCTAGTTTAACTGTtatgaatccaaagggaggatttgaaaccgTCAACGCTATCACATTGAAAAGTGGCAAGAAGGTTGGAACCAACCCCAAAATGTCAAAATCTAGCCAAGAggaggatgaaaagttgcaaCAAAAAGATGAAACATTGGAcaaacccacggcaagggtagaacaacccttgcc gtttATGCAAGCTAGGaatgaagaggatgaaaaagacattctggaaacgtttaggaaggtgcacgtcaatatcccgctccttgatgctataaagcaaatcctGTAG